A stretch of Flavobacterium sp. N2270 DNA encodes these proteins:
- a CDS encoding glycosyltransferase — protein sequence MKLLVFSHKECWKSKSSPTGWATDGGFAMHMDYLSKLFDSTKIIVPEIRGNEKGEVYFTNPTITIVPVKLFFKKGLLNKFFMPFWFLYYFPKFILEIIRCDAIHAPIPSNIGTVGFLLAHIFNKPLYIRHCGNWFVQRSVAERFWRWYMEQFAGGKKVFLTTGGSDEAPSKINPNIKWIFSSSLTLNEIEHKNHTRDWSLPNKLCIVSRQEYSKGAVLVIKALKILKDQGKVFYFDVVGNGGYLNKLKELVNNLELNDQVVFHGKLNHLEVLNVLQQNHFFVFPTNAPEGFPKVVLEAMSQGLPVITTPVSVLEKLINTSKSGIILKERSAVEIASQLNSLSSNIELAVEMSENGINYAKQFTLEQWAKDIGFHLEQAWNVKLNEI from the coding sequence ATGAAATTATTAGTTTTTTCACATAAAGAGTGCTGGAAAAGTAAAAGTTCACCCACGGGTTGGGCTACCGATGGCGGTTTTGCCATGCATATGGATTATTTATCCAAATTATTCGATTCTACTAAAATAATTGTTCCAGAAATAAGGGGAAATGAGAAAGGAGAAGTTTATTTTACAAACCCAACTATTACAATTGTACCCGTTAAACTGTTCTTTAAAAAAGGACTGTTGAACAAGTTTTTTATGCCATTTTGGTTCTTATATTATTTTCCTAAATTTATACTTGAAATTATAAGATGTGATGCCATTCATGCTCCTATTCCAAGTAATATTGGTACCGTTGGTTTTTTGTTAGCACATATTTTCAATAAGCCGCTTTATATTCGACATTGTGGTAATTGGTTTGTGCAACGTTCTGTAGCAGAACGATTTTGGCGATGGTATATGGAACAATTTGCTGGAGGTAAAAAAGTTTTTTTAACCACTGGAGGTTCTGATGAAGCACCATCAAAAATAAATCCCAATATTAAATGGATTTTTTCGAGTAGTTTAACACTTAATGAAATTGAACATAAAAATCATACTAGAGACTGGTCATTACCTAACAAGCTTTGTATTGTTTCTAGACAAGAATATTCTAAAGGAGCAGTACTGGTTATTAAAGCTTTAAAGATTTTAAAAGACCAAGGAAAAGTTTTTTATTTTGATGTAGTTGGAAATGGAGGATATCTTAATAAATTGAAAGAGTTAGTAAATAATCTAGAACTAAATGATCAAGTTGTTTTTCATGGAAAGTTAAATCATTTAGAAGTTCTAAACGTTTTACAACAAAATCATTTTTTTGTATTTCCAACTAATGCGCCAGAAGGATTTCCAAAAGTTGTTTTAGAAGCTATGAGTCAGGGTTTACCTGTTATAACAACACCAGTTTCTGTTTTGGAAAAATTAATTAATACCTCTAAATCAGGAATAATTTTAAAAGAAAGAAGCGCTGTTGAAATTGCAAGTCAATTGAATAGTTTAAGTTCAAATATTGAATTAGCTGTAGAGATGAGTGAAAATGGAATTAATTATGCTAAACAGTTTACTTTAGAACAGTGGGCAAAAGATATAGGTTTTCATTTAGAGCAAGCTTGGAATGTTAAGTTAAATGAAATCTAA
- a CDS encoding glycosyltransferase, with protein MQTKKIAIVSHVNPFSNGSGQVERVYNTLLALASEWNDITLFTLHEDKTTSDKIEVLKAINTSVKIIYLKNKKPNLILAFLFKILPYLGYGKDSNFIIPFLFNGIEKELEDNFDVVLFEYWHLHKMAKRLKEKGLFVICDTHNILLNSFKEFIAMKRWMPGFYRTFLINEYEKLEFEVALNNSFNLLIAINKEEDAIFKKCYPKQLIYYFPMGVKLKPFEVNKKEDTKEFSLLFYGGLGSERNYKAAIQVIEAIHNIKDLVISLKIIGSNPPESLKEIVNQYANVTLLGYVEDISLEFQGIDLAVIPFEGKFGFRSRLIELMHFVIPVLTTNDAVWGMGFVDNFDIIIYEDNLSSAIQRTLNNYRLRNNVALQAKKRVEEEFTFEATYQKFALDLHKIIEK; from the coding sequence ATGCAAACTAAAAAAATAGCTATAGTAAGTCATGTTAATCCATTCTCAAATGGTAGTGGGCAAGTGGAACGTGTTTATAATACTTTGTTAGCCCTTGCTTCAGAATGGAATGATATTACGTTGTTTACATTGCATGAAGATAAAACTACTTCTGATAAAATAGAGGTTTTAAAAGCTATAAATACATCTGTAAAAATTATATATCTCAAAAATAAAAAACCAAATTTAATATTAGCTTTTTTATTTAAAATTTTACCTTATTTGGGTTATGGTAAAGATTCAAATTTTATTATCCCTTTTTTATTTAACGGAATTGAAAAAGAGCTGGAAGATAATTTCGATGTTGTACTTTTTGAATATTGGCATTTACATAAAATGGCAAAAAGGTTAAAAGAGAAAGGCTTATTTGTAATTTGTGATACACATAATATATTATTGAATTCTTTTAAAGAATTCATTGCAATGAAGCGCTGGATGCCTGGTTTTTATAGAACTTTTTTAATTAATGAGTATGAGAAATTAGAGTTTGAAGTTGCATTAAATAACAGTTTTAATTTGTTAATCGCTATTAATAAAGAAGAAGATGCTATTTTTAAAAAATGTTACCCAAAACAATTAATTTATTATTTTCCAATGGGAGTTAAACTCAAACCATTTGAAGTGAATAAAAAAGAAGATACGAAAGAGTTTTCCTTATTGTTTTATGGAGGTTTGGGTAGTGAAAGAAATTATAAAGCTGCAATCCAAGTAATAGAAGCAATACATAATATAAAGGATTTAGTTATTTCTTTAAAAATTATAGGTTCAAATCCGCCTGAATCATTAAAAGAAATAGTAAATCAATATGCGAATGTTACTTTATTAGGTTATGTTGAAGATATTTCTCTTGAGTTTCAAGGAATTGATTTAGCTGTAATTCCTTTTGAAGGAAAATTTGGATTTAGAAGCAGGTTAATTGAATTAATGCACTTTGTAATACCTGTTTTAACCACAAATGATGCGGTATGGGGAATGGGTTTTGTAGATAACTTTGATATTATTATTTATGAAGATAATTTGTCTTCAGCAATTCAACGTACTTTAAATAATTATAGATTAAGAAATAATGTTGCTTTACAAGCAAAAAAGAGAGTTGAAGAAGAATTTACTTTTGAAGCAACCTATCAAAAATTTGCTTTGGATTTACATAAAATTATAGAAAAATAA